A genomic region of Pseudopipra pipra isolate bDixPip1 chromosome W, bDixPip1.hap1, whole genome shotgun sequence contains the following coding sequences:
- the LOC135406085 gene encoding uncharacterized protein LOC135406085, which translates to MPPPPPCQQLAESLCCCCCPGVEPRGSPEDEPPFAEGLARGEAERRRRAGEERLEEMEAEMALFEQEVLGAPGRAPGDPLAPPPILRPIIATNTYQQVSSDILGGASGLLPAVIPAPPLEYRAKSQGMLRACSSPALGCATSTQLLLGSSLQPSTGGSSSARGPLLLESSRSSCNNSPSPIPAFRDVSLELPLSCDMFQTSSDPPENSPRTSQTLL; encoded by the exons atgccccctccccccccgtGCCAGCAGTTGGCAGagtccctttgctgctgctgctgccctggtgTTGAGCCCCGCGGTTCCCCAGAGGACGAGCCTCCCTTTGCAGAGGGTTTGGCGCGGGGGGAGGCGGAGCGGCGGCGAAGAGCGGGCGAGGAGCggctggaggagatggaggCCGAGATGGCGCT gTTCGAGCAGGAGGTTTTGGGGGCTCCAGGCCGCGCCCCCGGGGACCCGCTGGCCCCGCCCCCCATCCTGCGGCCCATCATCGCCACCAACACCTACCAGCAG GTCAGCAGCGACATCCTTGGAGGAGCCTCAGGATTGCTCCCTGCAGTGATCCCTGCTCCACCCTTGGAATACAGAGCAAAATCCCAGGGAATGCTCCGTGCCTGCAGCTCTCCCgctctgggctgtgccacctccacacagcttctcctgggaagttctctgcagcccagcacaggaggaTCCAGCTCTGCTCGCGGCCCTCTGCTCCTGGAGTCGTCGAGGAGCAGCTGCAACAATTCCCCGAGTCCCATTCCCGCCTTTCGGGACGTTTCCTTGGAGCTCCCTTTGTCCTGTGACATGTTCCAAACCTCCTCAGATCCCCCCGAAAACtcccccaggacctcccaaaccctcctgtga
- the LOC135406099 gene encoding trichohyalin-like produces MSPNPSSQSPNPVPDVPNPGCPPGSPLCPPKRSPWDLWVQSRHLRDKLGQARERLRKVQTEKRGLECENWELKECWEQLQRELKECWEQLQRELKECQEQLQRELKESPEQLQRELKESREQLQRELKESREQLKESCENLQRQLREREQWESNLSSRVR; encoded by the coding sequence atgtccccaaacccctcctcaCAGTCCCCAAACCCcgttcctgatgtccccaaccccgGGTGTCCCCCCGggagccccctgtgcccccccaaacGCTCGCCCTGGGACCTGTGGGTGCAGTCGCGGCACCTCCGGGACAAGCTGGGCCAGGCCCGGGAGCGGCTCCGGAAGGTGCAAACAGAGAAACGGGGCCTGGAGTGTGAGAACTGGGAGCTCAaggagtgctgggagcagctccagagggagctcaaggagtgctgggagcagctccagagggagctcaaggagtgtcaggagcagctccagagggagctcaaggagtccccggagcagctccagagggagctcaaggagtcccgggagcagctccagagggagctcaaGGAGTCCCGAGAGCAGCTCAAGGAGTCCTGTGAAAACCTCCagaggcagctgagggagcgaGAACAATGGGAGAGCAACCTGAGCTCCAGAGTACGGTGA